One genomic window of Arachis stenosperma cultivar V10309 chromosome 10, arast.V10309.gnm1.PFL2, whole genome shotgun sequence includes the following:
- the LOC130957360 gene encoding uncharacterized protein LOC130957360, translated as MDHNCAVNANVANPNENEQPRRVLDSYTTLNLDLYGNSIVVPIIAANNFELKPQLVTLVQQNCQYHGLSQEDPNQFISNFLQICDTVKINGVNPEVYKLMLFPFAVRDRAKLWLDSQPKESLDTWDKVVTGFLSKFFSPQKLTKLSVDVQTFRQRDGGSLYMKNMLEETTELIELVANNQYLYSSNRNLVNFGTPQKKGILEVETMDAILAQNKVLAVNAQNVPQEAPYDINGSFIQDENYDYDQFPSEQDNYIRNAPRNPNNDPYAKTYNQG; from the exons ATGGATCATAATTGTGCTGTTAATGCCAATGTGGCAAATCCAAATGAGAATGAACAACCTAGAAGAGTGCTTGACTCATACACTACCCTCAATCTAGATCTCTATGGGAACAGTATTGTGGTGCCTATTATAgctgcaaacaactttgagctgaagcctcagtTAGTCACTCTAGTGCAACAAAATTGTCAGTATCACGGACTCTCGCaggaggatccaaatcaatttATCTCTAACTTTCTgcaaatttgtgacactgtgaaaATAAATGGAGTGAACCCTGAGGTTTACAAGCTCATGCTCTTTCCATTTGCTGTGAGGGATAGAGCAAAGCTGTGGctagattctcaacccaaggagagCCTGGACACTTGGGATAAGGTAGTCACTGGATTTTTGTCTAAATTCTTTTCACCacagaagctgactaagctaagtgtggatgttcagaccttcaggcagaGAGATG GTGGTTCATTGTACATGAAAAATATGCTTGAAGAGACGACCGAacttattgaattggttgctaaCAACCAATATCTCTACTCATCTAACAGAAATCTTGTGAACTTTGGGACTCCTCAGAAGAAAGGCATTTTAGAAGTGGAGACCATGGATGctattcttgctcagaacaaa GTTTTAGCTGTTAATGCTCAGAATGTCCCTCAAGAGGCTCCTTATGACATAAATGGTAGCTTCATTCAAGATGAGAATTATGACTATGATCAATTTCCTTCTGAACAGGACAACTATATAAGGAATGCTCCTAGAAACCCCAATAATGATCCATATGCCAAGACCTATAATCAGGGAtag